A DNA window from Siniperca chuatsi isolate FFG_IHB_CAS linkage group LG6, ASM2008510v1, whole genome shotgun sequence contains the following coding sequences:
- the angptl3 gene encoding angiopoietin-related protein 3 isoform X1 translates to MMKPFCLLLLLASSTGAVPLESSGREEYPTLPSQAFTVAPRPNEPKSRFAMLDDVRLLANGLLQLGQSLREFVHKTKAQINDIFQKLNIFDRSFYQLSVVTSEIKEEEEELKKTTNFLKANNEEIKNLSLEINSKINNILQERTQLQSKVGSLEERLKGLSESMVPVDQLSEITTLKEVIEAQEKTITNLLKAVTEQHDQLDHQKIKIKNLEDKLSYDSFQDTVNKPVDSDPAAPDMFEYVTGNSTVLDTNDLPMDCSELFNKGETNSGIYVIKPNQSEPFNVYCEMGSDGGSTVIQRRIDWSVDFDQTWDKYEKGFGDLENDFWLGLKKIHSFTQQGVYILRIDLEDWKEEKHWAEYHFSLEGSSKDYTLHVSDFSGDLPDVMANSTGMRFSTKDRNNDNHRNSNCARNYTGGWWFNACGETNLNGRYLWLKAKGRSMRRKGIHWKPSTGPSHSLKRIKITVRPAPTTESFN, encoded by the exons ATGATGAAGCCATTTTGCCTGTTGCTGCTGCTAGCTAGTTCCACTGGAGCTGTCCCTCTGGAATCCTCGGGTAGAGAAGAGTACCCCACCCTGCCCTCCCAGGCCTTTACCGTAGCACCAAGGCCAAACGAGCCAAAGTCTCGCTTTGCCATGCTGGATGACGTCCGCCTACTTGCAAATGGCCTCCTTCAGCTAGGCCAGAGTTTACGGGAGTTTGTCCACAAGACCAAGGCCCAAATTAATGACATCTTCCAAAAGTTGAACATTTTCGACCGCTCTTTTTACCAGCTCTCAGTGGTCACATCAGAGAtcaaggaggaagaggaggagctgaagaagacCACCAATTTCTTGAAGGCCAACAATGAGGAGATCAAGAACCTGTCGCTGGAAATCAACTCTAAGATCAACAACATCCTGCAGGAGCGTACACAGCTGCAGAGCAAGGTGGGCAGCCTCGAGGAGAGGCTGAAGGGACTGTCAGAGAGCATGGTCCCTGTTGACCAGCTTAGTGAAATCACAACGCTCAAG GAAGTGATTGAAGCTCAAGAGAAAACAATCACCAATCTGCTGAAAGCTGTGACGGAGCAGCATGATCAGCTTGACCACCAGAAAATTAAGATTAAAAACCTGGAGGATAAG CTAAGCTACGACAGCTTTCAAGATACAGTCAATAAGCCAGTGGATTCAGACCCTGCAGCTCCTGATATGTTTGAATATGTGACAGGAAACTCAACTGTCCTGGACacaaatg ACCTCCCCATGGACTGCAGTGAGTTGTTTAACAAAGGAGAGACAAACAGTGGAATCTATGTTATCAAGCCAAACCAATCTGAGCCATTCAATGTTTACTGCGAAATGGGTTCAG ATGGGGGTTCAACTGTCATCCAACGCAGGATTGATTGGTCAGTGGATTTTGACCAAACATGGGACAAATACGAGAAAGGCTTTGGAGATCTGGAAA ATGATTTCTGGTTGGGCTTAAAGAAGATCCACAGCTTTACACAGCAGGGAGTTTACATCCTGCGTATTGATTTGGAAGACTGGAAGGAGGAGAAGCACTGGGCTGAGTACCACTTCTCACTGGAGGGTTCCTCCAAGGACTACACCCTCCATGTCAGTGACTTCTCTGGTGACCTGCCTGATGTCATGGCCAACAGCACTGGCATGAGATTCTccacaaaagacagaaataacgACAACCACCGAAACTCCAACTGCGCTCGCAATTACACAG GTGGTTGGTGGTTCAATGCCTGCGGAGAGACAAACCTTAATGGAAGGTACCTGTGGTTGAAGGCAAAAGGACGCTCTATGAGAAGGAAGGGCATTCACTGGAAGCCTAGCACAGGGCCCTCACATTCCCTCAAGAGGATCAAGATCACCGTACGACCAGCCCCTACAACTGAAAGCTTCAACTGA
- the angptl3 gene encoding angiopoietin-related protein 3 isoform X2: MMKPFCLLLLLASSTGAVPLESSGREEYPTLPSQAFTVAPRPNEPKSRFAMLDDVRLLANGLLQLGQSLREFVHKTKAQINDIFQKLNIFDRSFYQLSVVTSEIKEEEEELKKTTNFLKANNEEIKNLSLEINSKINNILQERTQLQSKVGSLEERLKGLSESMVPVDQLSEITTLKLSYDSFQDTVNKPVDSDPAAPDMFEYVTGNSTVLDTNDLPMDCSELFNKGETNSGIYVIKPNQSEPFNVYCEMGSDGGSTVIQRRIDWSVDFDQTWDKYEKGFGDLENDFWLGLKKIHSFTQQGVYILRIDLEDWKEEKHWAEYHFSLEGSSKDYTLHVSDFSGDLPDVMANSTGMRFSTKDRNNDNHRNSNCARNYTGGWWFNACGETNLNGRYLWLKAKGRSMRRKGIHWKPSTGPSHSLKRIKITVRPAPTTESFN, encoded by the exons ATGATGAAGCCATTTTGCCTGTTGCTGCTGCTAGCTAGTTCCACTGGAGCTGTCCCTCTGGAATCCTCGGGTAGAGAAGAGTACCCCACCCTGCCCTCCCAGGCCTTTACCGTAGCACCAAGGCCAAACGAGCCAAAGTCTCGCTTTGCCATGCTGGATGACGTCCGCCTACTTGCAAATGGCCTCCTTCAGCTAGGCCAGAGTTTACGGGAGTTTGTCCACAAGACCAAGGCCCAAATTAATGACATCTTCCAAAAGTTGAACATTTTCGACCGCTCTTTTTACCAGCTCTCAGTGGTCACATCAGAGAtcaaggaggaagaggaggagctgaagaagacCACCAATTTCTTGAAGGCCAACAATGAGGAGATCAAGAACCTGTCGCTGGAAATCAACTCTAAGATCAACAACATCCTGCAGGAGCGTACACAGCTGCAGAGCAAGGTGGGCAGCCTCGAGGAGAGGCTGAAGGGACTGTCAGAGAGCATGGTCCCTGTTGACCAGCTTAGTGAAATCACAACGCTCAAG CTAAGCTACGACAGCTTTCAAGATACAGTCAATAAGCCAGTGGATTCAGACCCTGCAGCTCCTGATATGTTTGAATATGTGACAGGAAACTCAACTGTCCTGGACacaaatg ACCTCCCCATGGACTGCAGTGAGTTGTTTAACAAAGGAGAGACAAACAGTGGAATCTATGTTATCAAGCCAAACCAATCTGAGCCATTCAATGTTTACTGCGAAATGGGTTCAG ATGGGGGTTCAACTGTCATCCAACGCAGGATTGATTGGTCAGTGGATTTTGACCAAACATGGGACAAATACGAGAAAGGCTTTGGAGATCTGGAAA ATGATTTCTGGTTGGGCTTAAAGAAGATCCACAGCTTTACACAGCAGGGAGTTTACATCCTGCGTATTGATTTGGAAGACTGGAAGGAGGAGAAGCACTGGGCTGAGTACCACTTCTCACTGGAGGGTTCCTCCAAGGACTACACCCTCCATGTCAGTGACTTCTCTGGTGACCTGCCTGATGTCATGGCCAACAGCACTGGCATGAGATTCTccacaaaagacagaaataacgACAACCACCGAAACTCCAACTGCGCTCGCAATTACACAG GTGGTTGGTGGTTCAATGCCTGCGGAGAGACAAACCTTAATGGAAGGTACCTGTGGTTGAAGGCAAAAGGACGCTCTATGAGAAGGAAGGGCATTCACTGGAAGCCTAGCACAGGGCCCTCACATTCCCTCAAGAGGATCAAGATCACCGTACGACCAGCCCCTACAACTGAAAGCTTCAACTGA